The following coding sequences are from one Leguminivora glycinivorella isolate SPB_JAAS2020 chromosome 7, LegGlyc_1.1, whole genome shotgun sequence window:
- the LOC125227859 gene encoding 15-hydroxyprostaglandin dehydrogenase [NAD(+)]-like isoform X3, which yields MRWSRVRIPHIAILDVDETSGNLLQDELNTKYGFGKTRFYYCDVTNDDQLIAAFHSLLEEKGNIDVVINNAAIMNDKVYRKEIEINLTSLVTSTLKALELMRVDEGGKGGTIVNVSSTAALLQSSLMPVYFGTKAAVLQFSNCIGKEKYFTKTGVRVLTVCFGPTTTELVKPTKLGSLDKNVTPEILAGALATKIHQKIESAAAGLVAAYKRGASGSTWLATRDLPVKDITDNVVRAYQILGEFN from the exons ATGCgatggtcccgggttcgaatcccg CACATTGCCATTCTTGACGTAGACGAGACGTCTGGGAATCTTCTCCAAGATGAGCTTAACACGAAGTATGGATTCGGCAAGACAAGGTTCTACTATTGTGACGTGACAAATGACGATCAGCTGATCGCCGCATTCCACTCACTGTTGGAAGAAAAAGGGAACATTGATGTGGTCATCAACAACGCGGCAATTATGAATGATAAAGTTTATAGGAAGGAAATCGAAATTAACCTG ACTTCATTAGTAACAAGCACATTGAAAGCATTGGAGCTGATGAGAGTAGACGAAGGCGGCAAAGGAGGAACTATCGTCAACGTCTCCTCAACAGCAGCGCTTCTACAATCTTCCTTGATGCCTGTATATTTTGGCACTAAAGCTGCagtgttacagttcagtaactGTATCGGG AAAGAAAAATACTTTACAAAAACGGGCGTACGAGTGTTGACCGTATGTTTTGGACCTACAACCACTGAGCTAGTCAAGCCTACCAAACTGGGCTCTTTGGATAAAAACGTTACTCCAGAGATTCTCGCGGGCGCACTGGCTACAAAAATCCACCAGAA GATAGAGTCGGCGGCGGCGGGTTTAGTGGCGGCGTATAAGCGAGGAGCCAGCGGCAGCACGTGGTTGGCTACCCGCGATTTGCCCGTTAAGGACATCACCGACAACGTCGTACGCGCATACCAGATTCTTGGAGAATTCAATTAA
- the LOC125227855 gene encoding 15-hydroxyprostaglandin dehydrogenase [NAD(+)]-like encodes MHNFKNKVVLITGGASGVGSGVVRQLMDEEVKHVAILDIAKEAGEVFQGELNAKYGPDKVTFHFCDVTDEEVFLGIMAEVKNKHGHVDLLINNAAIMNDSWQTYKKEISLNVMALVTNSLRALEMMRLDEGGNGGTIINISSVVALCQQPTLPVYWATKSAVLQFSNCLGMEEHYSRSGVRVITVCLGVTDTGLLKPQKTGRFDKYFDAQYEELFPVMKLQKMESAAKGIIEAYKHGVSGSTWLATRDEPVKDITADIRKAYDILAVHAAHEIL; translated from the exons ATgcataattttaaaaacaagGTAGTGTTGATCACTGGCGGGGCCTCCGGCGTCGGTTCAGGAGTTGTAAGGCAACTGATGGATGAAGAAGTGAAG CATGTAGCCATCCTCGACATAGCCAAAGAAGCAGGTGAAGTTTTCCAAGGCGAATTGAACGCGAAGTACGGACCCGACAAAGTTACGTTCCATTTCTGTGACGTCACTGATGAAGAAGTATTCCTGGGGATCATGGCCGAGGTCAAGAACAAGCATGGCCACGTCGACTTGCTTATCAACAATGCTGCTATCATGAATGACAGCTGGCAGACGTATAAGAAGGAAATATCTCTCAATGTG ATGGCCCTAGTAACCAATTCTCTTAGAGCCCTAGAAATGATGCGCCTCGATGAGGGGGGTAATGGCGGCACAATCATCAACATCTCGTCTGTGGTCGCTTTGTGCCAGCAGCCAACGCTGCCCGTCTACTGGGCTACCAAAAGCGCGGTCCTGCAATTCAGCAACTGCCTTGGA ATGGAGGAGCATTATAGCAGGTCAGGCGTACGGGTCATTACTGTATGTCTAGGCGTTACCGATACGGGGCTACTCAAGCCGCAGAAGACAGGCCGCTTTGACAAATACTTCGACGCGCAATATGAGGAGTTATTTCCCGTTATGAAATTACAGAA AATGGAATCAGCAGCCAAAGGAATTATAGAAGCCTACAAACACGGAGTGAGCGGCAGTACCTGGTTAGCCACACGAGACGAGCCCGTCAAAGATATCACCGCAGATATTAGGAAGGCGTATGACATACTTGCTGTACATGCAGCACACgagatattataa
- the LOC125227859 gene encoding 15-hydroxyprostaglandin dehydrogenase [NAD(+)]-like isoform X2, producing the protein MSYEWRNKVVMITGAANGIGACVVKLVLEEGAKHIAILDVDETSGNLLQDELNTKYGFGKTRFYYCDVTNDDQLIAAFHSLLEEKGNIDVVINNAAIMNDKVYRKEIEINLTSLVTSTLKALELMRVDEGGKGGTIVNVSSTAALLQSSLMPVYFGTKAAVLQFSNCIGKEKYFTKTGVRVLTVCFGPTTTELVKPTKLGSLDKNVTPEILAGALATKIHQKIESAAAGLVAAYKRGASGSTWLATRDLPVKDITDNVVRAYQILGEFN; encoded by the exons ATGTCGTATGAGTGGCGGAATAAAGTGGTAATGATCACCGGGGCCGCAAACGGCATAGGAGCTTGTGTGGTGAAGTTGGTGTTGGAAGAGGGTGCTAAG CACATTGCCATTCTTGACGTAGACGAGACGTCTGGGAATCTTCTCCAAGATGAGCTTAACACGAAGTATGGATTCGGCAAGACAAGGTTCTACTATTGTGACGTGACAAATGACGATCAGCTGATCGCCGCATTCCACTCACTGTTGGAAGAAAAAGGGAACATTGATGTGGTCATCAACAACGCGGCAATTATGAATGATAAAGTTTATAGGAAGGAAATCGAAATTAACCTG ACTTCATTAGTAACAAGCACATTGAAAGCATTGGAGCTGATGAGAGTAGACGAAGGCGGCAAAGGAGGAACTATCGTCAACGTCTCCTCAACAGCAGCGCTTCTACAATCTTCCTTGATGCCTGTATATTTTGGCACTAAAGCTGCagtgttacagttcagtaactGTATCGGG AAAGAAAAATACTTTACAAAAACGGGCGTACGAGTGTTGACCGTATGTTTTGGACCTACAACCACTGAGCTAGTCAAGCCTACCAAACTGGGCTCTTTGGATAAAAACGTTACTCCAGAGATTCTCGCGGGCGCACTGGCTACAAAAATCCACCAGAA GATAGAGTCGGCGGCGGCGGGTTTAGTGGCGGCGTATAAGCGAGGAGCCAGCGGCAGCACGTGGTTGGCTACCCGCGATTTGCCCGTTAAGGACATCACCGACAACGTCGTACGCGCATACCAGATTCTTGGAGAATTCAATTAA
- the LOC125227859 gene encoding 15-hydroxyprostaglandin dehydrogenase [NAD(+)]-like isoform X1, whose amino-acid sequence MTANAMVPGSNPGKRIYLCDEHRLLFLSIGTILCHIAILDVDETSGNLLQDELNTKYGFGKTRFYYCDVTNDDQLIAAFHSLLEEKGNIDVVINNAAIMNDKVYRKEIEINLTSLVTSTLKALELMRVDEGGKGGTIVNVSSTAALLQSSLMPVYFGTKAAVLQFSNCIGKEKYFTKTGVRVLTVCFGPTTTELVKPTKLGSLDKNVTPEILAGALATKIHQKIESAAAGLVAAYKRGASGSTWLATRDLPVKDITDNVVRAYQILGEFN is encoded by the exons ATGACCGCTAATGCgatggtcccgggttcgaatcccggtaagagaatttatttgtgtgatgagcacagattatTGTTCCTGAGTATTGGGACTATTCTAtgt CACATTGCCATTCTTGACGTAGACGAGACGTCTGGGAATCTTCTCCAAGATGAGCTTAACACGAAGTATGGATTCGGCAAGACAAGGTTCTACTATTGTGACGTGACAAATGACGATCAGCTGATCGCCGCATTCCACTCACTGTTGGAAGAAAAAGGGAACATTGATGTGGTCATCAACAACGCGGCAATTATGAATGATAAAGTTTATAGGAAGGAAATCGAAATTAACCTG ACTTCATTAGTAACAAGCACATTGAAAGCATTGGAGCTGATGAGAGTAGACGAAGGCGGCAAAGGAGGAACTATCGTCAACGTCTCCTCAACAGCAGCGCTTCTACAATCTTCCTTGATGCCTGTATATTTTGGCACTAAAGCTGCagtgttacagttcagtaactGTATCGGG AAAGAAAAATACTTTACAAAAACGGGCGTACGAGTGTTGACCGTATGTTTTGGACCTACAACCACTGAGCTAGTCAAGCCTACCAAACTGGGCTCTTTGGATAAAAACGTTACTCCAGAGATTCTCGCGGGCGCACTGGCTACAAAAATCCACCAGAA GATAGAGTCGGCGGCGGCGGGTTTAGTGGCGGCGTATAAGCGAGGAGCCAGCGGCAGCACGTGGTTGGCTACCCGCGATTTGCCCGTTAAGGACATCACCGACAACGTCGTACGCGCATACCAGATTCTTGGAGAATTCAATTAA
- the LOC125227856 gene encoding 15-hydroxyprostaglandin dehydrogenase [NAD(+)]-like, with the protein MTYEWKDKVVLITGAANGIGAAMVRHVLEEGAKHIAILDVDETSGVDLENELNSKHDSGKTRFHHCDVTNDDQLFAAFDSLVKEQGNIDVVINNAALMNDSPNVYKKEIEINVTALITSTLKALELMRVDEGGKGGTVINISSIAALSQSHWVPIYFGTKAAVLQFSNCIGKEDYFIQTGVRVVTVCFGATATELVKDTKLGSLDKHITSKIMADAFEAKLYYQKAESAAAGVVSAYKQAVSGSTWLATRDLPVRDITDNVNRAYQILGEFN; encoded by the exons ATGACGTACGAGTGGAAGGATAAAGTTGTTTTGATCACGGGGGCCGCTAACGGCATTGGAGCGGCAATGGTGCGACATGTATTGGAAGAAGGCGCTAAA CACATTGCCATTCTGGACGTAGACGAGACATCAGGCGTGGATCTCGAAAACGAACTTAACTCAAAGCATGATTCTGGCAAAACGAGATTTCACCACTGTGACGTCACAAACGATGATCAGCTGTTCGCAGCCTTTGACTCACTGGTGAAGGAACAAGGGAACATCGATGTGGTCATCAACAACGCGGCACTTATGAATGATTCTCCTAATGTTTACAAGAAGGAAATTGAAATCAATGTG ACAGCTCTTATAACAAGTACATTGAAGGCCTTGGAGTTAATGAGAGTAGATGAGGGTGGCAAAGGAGGAACCGTCATAAACATCTCCTCAATCGCTGCGCTGTCGCAATCTCATTGGGTGCCCATATATTTTGGCACGAAGGCCGCTGTTCTACAGTTCAGTAACTGCATTGGA aAAGAGGATTACTTCATACAAACCGGCGTGCGAGTGGTGACGGTGTGCTTCGGAGCCACGGCCACCGAGCTGGTCAAAGATACCAAGCTGGGGTCTCTCGACAAACACATCACGTCAAAGATCATGGCTGATGCGTTTGAAGCTAAATTATATTATCAGAA AGCAGAGTCGGCAGCAGCGGGCGTAGTGTCGGCGTACAAGCAAGCGGTCAGTGGCAGCACATGGCTGGCCACACGCGACCTGCCTGTGAGAGACATCACCGACAACGTCAACCGCGCCTACCAGATCCTTGGCGAATTCAACTAG